A window of Fibrobacter sp. UWH6 contains these coding sequences:
- a CDS encoding iron ABC transporter permease — protein sequence MSRNSSKISRAVVGFVVLTLLFLFFAALTLTAGSTSISWSDLGFRNVPYQNMAAQIFWEIRFPRLVAAVLSGVALAVSGLALQTLFRNPLAGPFVLGISSGASLGVALSLLAGLSFGHFGVLGAAAVGALGVTFLVMAVSTRFRNSTVLLVVGLLVGYFIDAVISLLIVNSDAESLRVYVSWGMGSFGRLTYDGVWIFAAAVAVGLGLVVCAMRYLNAVRLGDDFARGLGVNVRLGRGLVLLGTSILAASATAFCGPVAFVGIAVPHLAFMLFKISNHRVLIPGAALCGAVLCLAASLFMTLPLNAVLSLVGVPVVLWVIIRGGRGR from the coding sequence ATGAGCCGAAATTCTTCGAAAATTTCTAGAGCAGTTGTTGGCTTTGTAGTGCTAACACTGCTCTTTCTGTTTTTTGCGGCCCTGACCTTGACCGCCGGTTCAACTTCCATCAGCTGGTCGGACCTGGGGTTCAGGAACGTTCCCTACCAGAATATGGCTGCCCAGATTTTCTGGGAAATCCGCTTCCCTCGACTGGTGGCGGCGGTTCTGTCTGGTGTGGCGTTGGCGGTTTCGGGCCTGGCTTTGCAGACCTTATTCCGTAACCCGCTGGCGGGACCTTTTGTGCTGGGTATTAGCAGCGGGGCTAGTCTGGGTGTTGCCCTTTCACTGTTGGCGGGTCTTAGCTTTGGACACTTTGGCGTGCTGGGGGCTGCGGCGGTGGGCGCTCTCGGTGTGACGTTCCTGGTGATGGCGGTGTCTACCCGCTTTAGAAATTCCACGGTGCTCCTTGTGGTGGGGCTGCTGGTAGGGTACTTCATCGACGCCGTGATTAGCCTCTTGATCGTGAATAGCGATGCGGAATCCTTGCGGGTTTACGTGAGCTGGGGCATGGGAAGTTTTGGACGTCTAACTTATGACGGGGTCTGGATTTTTGCGGCTGCGGTGGCGGTTGGACTTGGGCTGGTGGTGTGTGCCATGCGGTACTTGAATGCCGTGCGCCTGGGGGATGATTTTGCCCGAGGTCTGGGTGTGAATGTACGTTTGGGCCGCGGTCTTGTTCTGCTGGGAACTTCCATCCTGGCGGCATCGGCCACGGCTTTTTGCGGCCCGGTGGCTTTCGTTGGAATCGCGGTTCCTCACCTGGCTTTTATGTTGTTCAAAATCAGCAACCATCGCGTGCTGATTCCTGGGGCGGCCTTGTGCGGTGCTGTGCTTTGCCTGGCCGCAAGCCTCTTCATGACTTTGCCCTTGAATGCGGTTCTTAGCCTGGTGGGCGTTCCCGTGGTGCTGTGGGTGATTATCCGTGGTGGGAGGGGGCGCTGA